The region aatgagcctctcttgatGAGGTGACGCTAGATGATTGATAAttcactttatcgtaatatttttacaatttctttgtccatatatttgttattcatgcttattattattaatcttggactaaacatatatatatttgtattattgTACCATTGcgctttttttcattaaagcgcacgctttatttgcgctttgcgcttaaagccccagctgaccttagagcttttttgcgcttttcgcttttgataacactggttGGAGTTCCATATTGGTTGAAAGTATGTACTGTTTTCTCCTACAAGATCTTAGACAATCCTCACCGTATGAGTTAACTTTTGGGGTTGATTTAGACCTGAGATCCATTTTCGCACCTTTGTCTGCTTTTCTCTAGGAGTGAtgtctaaaattatttttctacttcttctcCGTGTTCTGATGTCAATACTCTTCATATTACATGTAGTTTAGTGCATCTCTAGATGGTGCACTTGGGTCTTCAGttgatttgatttttataatcttcttttatttttattctaaaGAGTGAATGTTAGATGTTGGAAGATAAGCTTTTGTCTACAAATTTTGTTCCCTTCAACCTGCTAAACCAGATTACCCACATGTAATCATCTCTAGTTTAGTTTATTGgataaattactttttttccaacttttggaTAAAGTACAGTCATCTACCAATACGGTGCTTGTAAGGTCTGTTGTTAGATCTTGGCAGGAGATGGCCACAAAGGGTTGATTTACCTATGTTTCTTGTTCAGTTGgaaaaatatgttaaaagatATCTGACTTGTTACAGCTGGATGATGCAATAGATAGTCTTGGATAATAAGCACTTCATTGTCCAAGATAACATGTAGTAATATCTTTGTTGTAGTGAGTCAGTCGAAGGTGATAGTTTTGAAGATTTTCAATATTGGAGGTTTCCTTGGGGAGCTtatcataaacaataaaatagaaaattggtCCATGTGAATTCTAAAATAAGATCAGATCAGGTTCACACATAATGGGATTCACAGAAGCCAAGTTTTCCCTAAGAGGGGAAAGAGATGCAGTCTTTTTCATAATtacttgagattttttttgcgTTACACTTTCTCaggttttcattctttttacttGTATATCTAATTGAATGGAGCATGGGCTCTGTCTAAGCTATGTTTGCGACATGAATGTCGTTGCGTATTCTTGCAGAAGCACTCACAAGTACCAAAATTTGGCGACTGGGAGAGCGATGAAGATGTTCAATATTCTATTGTTTTCGAGAATGCTGCTAAGGGTAAGAAAGGAAGTAAAATGAATCCAAATGATCCTCAAGATCTTGATGCAAAAGTGAAAGGTGAAAATGGAAGCGACGCTGTACGACAGAAGCCTGAACATTTTGCCAGCAGAGATGATGTAGAAATGCGGAAATCAACTGACAAAGCTCCAACTTACTCATCTCCACAACGACATGGTGAGAAATCTGGAGGCCGCAAGTCAGAATCAGAAACAATGAAGGGACCTGAAATCCCGAGGCATGAACGTCGGCCAAGTCGAGAAGAGGGTTACCTAAGGAAACCTACTGATTCCCCATTGCGCAATGAGAACATGGGGAGAAGAACTCCTATGGAATCACCTCATCATCGCTATGGTGGCTTAAGTGGTGGTGCTACACCTAAGAGGGCCTCTCAGCAAAGTGTGGGACCCGATCGCAGCATTGAGCACTCCCCGCTGCATCCGCATGGAAGGGCTGGAGGCAAAGGTGGTGTTGTTTCCTCTCCCTCATGGGAAAGAAAGACTTCATCTGAAGGTAGTCATGGTCTGGCTCCCTCTACACCTGGAAGATCCCGTTTGAGATCAGTTACGAAAGGTGATGACACGGTACgtctttttgtcattttcttgcCATTTACATTCATAACCAGTATGATAATTAAGACGCTTGTGCAGCAATATAAGTAGGACCCTTACCAAAACTCGCAAGGATGTAAAGGTAAGGATGAAGTTACTTCCCTGCTCTCTTCTGTAAATTAGTCCGAGagaactagtactgagaacaAATAAAAAGTTTTCCTTTAGAAGCCTTCTGACGGGAGAACATTTTCAGACCTTCATGATTGAGAATTTTACACTACTTTCCTATTGTACTTTTCCACCGACTGTGGCAAGAATGTGTTAGCATACttcaaactaaaaaagaaaggaaatcccaaaaaaaagggtaagaaaTCATGGTGAAAAGGGTTGCTGCTGGGACATATTAGACTATCCTACTAGCCAAACTTTTCTATTGCTTTCTGTAATCATGAGAAGAGTATAATAGAAGTGCATTTACCAGCCTGATGACAGCCCTGCTGTTCCTAAATTTGGTGACTGGGATGAGAATGATCCAGCATCAGCAGAAGGTTAcacacaaatatttaacaaaGTGCGAGAGGAGAAGCAGACTGGTGCAGCAAAAGTACCTGCCTCGTCTAATGATTCATCTTACTCCAACAGTcaaaagcgatatggaaatgacAGTGGAAAGGTATGCAACTCATTTGGTTTTCTAATATGGTAACCCCCTTCCCCCGAAACCCCCCCCCTCCCTCTCCATAGGCCATCAGcttttaccattttccttttcaTGGTGTGTAACTCATTTGCGTCAGACCAAGCTGCTGGtcacttttttctttctaataaaaagggcagcccggtgcacgaTAGCATCCCGCGTTCACGTAGGGTCCAGTGAAGGGTAGCACCCCGAGGGGGTGTGATGTAGGAAGCAGTCTAATTGTCTGTGAAATTCCAAAAGATTGTCGTTGGGAGATTGTTCCAACAAGAAGATAATGAATGACCTCTTACTATCATTGTAGTAAAGTATTATTCATTTGTTTATTAATGTTTTCTTACCTCTCCTCGTTGTTGTTCTTCGCAGGGATGTTTGTGCTTTCCATGGGGTCGTAGTTGACAGAGCTGACGATGGAATTGAAAAAAAGCAAAATTGAGATACATAGACAGATCTAATtaagttgaattgaattataagtGTTGTAATAATGTCGGGTGTATCATTACAGTGTGGTGATTGTGGAACACTTTTCAAATCTGTAGAAGAAGCACAAGAACATGCTGAAGTTACTTCACATACTAATTTCTCTGAATCAACTGAAGCTGTTCTTAACCTTGTTTGTACTGCTTGTGGCAAGCCTTGTCGCTCCAAAACGGTAAAAGATACTGCCCCTTTTATTGATTAATTGTAGCTAAGAATTGGGTTTTAATGATTTGTGTAGATAATTGTTGGATCATATCTAGTTTGAGATTGAGTAGTGGTAACTTTTATTGCCCTTTTGTTGATTATCTGTGGGGTAGGGTGGTGTGGGGTGGGTAGGGGACGCGGGTGGGTTCGGGGAGGTAGGTGGTGTGGGGTGAAAGGGGTGTGGGGTGTGGTggggtgtgggtgtgggtgtggtGGGTGGTTGGGTGGTAGGGGTGGTGGGGTGTGGGGATCCAAGATTTGAACTTTATGGGTATGGGATGCTTCTGAAACCATTGATTATTTGAGTTATAGGGTTTTAATGATTTGTATAGATAATTGTTGGATCATACCTAGTTTGAGATTGAGTAGTGGTAACTTTTATTGCCCTTTTGTTGATTATATGTGGGGTAGGGTGGTGTGGGGTGCGTGGGTTGAGGGTGAAGGTGGGGTGGGTTGGTGGGTAGGCGGTGGGGGTGAGTTGGGGAGAAAGGGATGTGGGgtgtggtgggggtggggtgggttgGGGGGTAGGTGGTGGGGGTGAGTTGGGGAGAAAGGGATGTGGGGAGTGGTGGGTGGTTGGGGGTGAGTTGGGGAGAAAGGGATGTGGGgtgtggtgggggtgggggtgggttggGGGGTAGGTGGTGGGGATGAGTTGGGGAGAAAGGGATGTGGGGTGTGGTGGGGTATGGGAGTGGTgggtggttgggggtgggggtggtggatgTGGTTGGGTGTGGGGGTCCAAGATTTGAACTTTATGGGTTTGGGATGTCACTGAAGCCATTGATTATTTGAGTTATTACAGGGTTTTTAATGATTTGTATAGACAATTGATGGATCCATTATCTAGCTTGAGATTGAGTAGTTGTTGTAGGTGTGCAGTAGCCAAAGGAGGATTCAAGATTTGAACTTTATGGGTTTCTGGAAACTACTGATTATTTGAGTTAATGGGTTCGGAATTTAATATTTGTAAGTAGATTTTTCACACATACAAGGGTTTTAATGATTTGTGCAGTCAATTGGTGGATCCTTGTCTAGTTTGAGATTTGAGGAGTAGTTGTAGGTGTGAAGTACAAGAACATGCTGAGGTTACTTCCCATACTAACTTCTCTGAATCAACCGAAGCTGTTCTTAGCCTCCTTTGCACTGCTTGTGGCAAGCCTTGTCGCTCCAAAACAGTAAAAATTGCCTCTTTTTATTGATTAATTGTAGCTAAGAATAGGGTTTTAATGATTGGTAGATAATTGATGGATCCTATTTTGTTTGATATTGAGAGTGGTAACTTTGATTGCCCTTTTATTCCCCTTTTATTGATTATCTGTGGGGTAGGGTGGTGTTGGGTGGGGTTGaagggggtggtggggtgtgTGGTGGGTGGTTGGGTGTGGGGACCCAAGATTTGAACTTTATGGGTTTGAGATGTCACTGAAACCATTGACCATTTGAGTTATAGGGATTTAATAACTTTTGTAGCTAATTACTGGATCCTATCTAGTTTCAGATTGAGGAGTAGTTGTTATATGTATGAACTATGAAGTACCTAGATGTGAATCCAAGATTTGGACTTTATGGGTTTCCGGAAACTGCTGACGATTTGACTTATTGGGTGTCGAAATATAACTTTTTTTGGCCCTCTTGTTCCACTTTTATTGATAATCTGCAGCTAAGAATAGGATTTTAATGATTGGTACAGATAATTGCTGGATCCTATCTAGTTTGAGATTGAGGGGGTAGTCCAAGATTTGAACTTTAGGGGTTTCAGGAACGATTTAAGTTAGTGGGTTTGAAatttaatatatgtaaatagttttttttaacaCATGTACAGGGTTTGAACTAAAGCTAATGGTTTTGGGGACCTTGTGCTCCAAGACCAAAACGGTAAATCTTTTGCCCTTTTATTGATTATTTGTAGGTACGAATCGGGTTTTAATGATTTGTATAGACAATTGCTGGATCCTTATCTAGTTTGAGATTGAGTAGTAGTTGTAGGTGTTAAGTACCTGGAGGTGGATCCAAAATGTGAACTTTATGGGTTCGGGATGTCTCTGAAGCTACGATTGAGTTATAGGGTTTTAATGATTTATATACCCAATTGCTGGATCCTATCTAGTTTAGGATTGAGGAGTTGTTGTAGGTGTGAAGTACCCACAGGCTGTCCAAGATTTGAACTTTATGAGGATTTGAGTTATTGGGTttgaaatttaatatttgtgaatatatttttttaacacaTATATGGGGTTGCCCCAAAACTAATGTGTTGGAGAACATCATACAATTGGTAATACTGTCCGAAAACATAGGAGTAGTAGTACTTGCTAAAGTTAAAGGTTTTATCCCTCTCGACACGTGAAAGCTAAAAATAGTCTACTAGATGAAAGCTAAAAATAGTCTACTAGATAAGCCAAGTAAAGCAGTGCTACCGAACTCATATCTTACCTTGTACATTCGCCCCTGGAATTACCACTCCGCACATTAGTCCGTTGTGtcagtgtgtgtgtgtgtatatatatatacttctcaaataaatatttgtatatgGTTCCGGTCAAAAGGTAGTGAGTGTTAGTTCAGTACCAGTTTCTCAGAAAGGTAGTGAGTGTTAGCCATGGTAGGATTGGATACGCCCATGGCACCCAGGGCTTTGATTCAATTATAAAGGGTAGTACCAGAGGCGGATTCACAAATTGAATATTATGGGTTCGAGTTTGGAATTTTATCACAACTCATTTGATTTACTGAGTTTGAAACCTGTTAATTATATGTAAtttgtttagtaaacttttaaCACATACAGGGTCTGAGCCAAGGCAACCTGCTTTGGTTTAACCTGTAATTGAGCACTACGTCTTCCGTAATACGACATCAGTGAATCAAGCCTGGTAGTTAAATGAGAAAGATAAAGGGGCAGATTCTTAATCCACCAAGTTTTGAAGCTGAAAACAGTGGAATTCAcatttataaaaaagaaaagaaaagaaaagaataaaaggttAGATCCACCCAGGGCTTAGTGTAGtatattatattgtgaattTGGGTGGAGATAATTTTGTAAAAACTTCTGATTGGAATATGAATAGTTTAGTTCtgctgtaatgatgatttaactgTTGATGTAGCTTGACAATGCAGCTTTTTGTGAATTTGGGATGTTTTTGATTTATGAAGGAGAGTGATTTGCACACCAAGAGAACTGGCCACACAGAATTTACAGACAAGACAGCAGAGGCAGTGAAGCCAATCAGCTTGGAGGTACCAAAGGCAAAAGCCGATGAGGACGTAGACATGGCAGAGGGTGGTGATGACAGTGGTACTGGCCGACATGAAGGTAGTAGTTCATTGTGATTGCAGATTTTGGTCTTTTAAATTACAATTTAGTAGTTATTAGATAAATTCATTTATTACTTACGATTTGCTAATTGGTTCTTTTATCAGTAGCTTTATCTTATGAGTTAGTTTAGAGGGAGAAAATGCCTTGGACTTTGAGAACCAACGGGGATAGGAGTACCATGAACATTTGGGAGTAATTACAACATCTAGACAAGTCGGGATGGAGGGgtgtttttatttgtttaatgcTTTAATTCATCAAGCAAGCTCTTTATGTAGATCTAGAATTTGCAAATATAAGGTGCTTATCATCCAACTCTAATAGGGAAGAACTATGAAACCCATAGATTGCAGCTAATAATTGGTCAAATGAGGCTTAAATATTTGAGCggttctttatttttattgcGTATGCGTGGATATATCGGTACTAATATACCTTTTCTTGCTAGAAATGGTTGTTCCTGAAGTTGACCAAAACCTGCTATCGGAACTCGAGACAATGGAATTTCCCAAAGCTAGGGCTATCCGCGCACTCCACTTTTCTGGTGAGTACTTTTGTAGATGAGCATCTTCATTGTTATGATTGTCCCTAAATCTATGGGAGACGAGAAAAAGTCACATATCCAAAAAACAAATCCATGTGTGATGCATTCAGGTGACTGATGtaatgctttttttttaatcaagactcTTGAATACAAATAGCAAGACAGCTCCCAAACGGTCCATTCTCATCCAAACCCAACTACTCTTACTATTTTGTAGTACTGGACTGAGCTGAGAAAGCTTAGCCTGTTAATACCCAAGAAGGGGGTTGGGGGAGGGAGTTGAATGCCCTCCAGTAGCTAACTTTTTCAAACATTTCCTCTTTACTTTGACCAATCTAGTATGATGTCAATCTTCCTATTCTGTATGTTTACTGTTGACCACCTTGTTGTCTGTGCGAGGTTCTTCTTTGTTTCATCTATAAAACTTTTAAGGCATCTAATTGTCCATGCTTGTGAATTTTGGATACAGGCAATGCCAGCTTGGAGGCTGCTGTAAATTGGGTTGTAGAGCATGAAAGTGACCCAGACATTGATGAAACACCAATGGTATGGAAATTTCATATTCCTGCACTTAATTGCTTAGTTCACTATCTAATTCTATGCTGTGGTTACTGTTTCCATATGAGATTCATAAAGATGTTTTTATTTGGCATTTATGATCTATTAACAGGAAGTTGTACtcagttttcaaaaaaaataaaaataaaggaagttGGACTCAGTTATATCAATTTTGTGGTTGTGTGCATGGTTGAACCTGTTAAAAGAGACCTTAGGGCttgtttggttggaaacaacttatcccgggataacttaccccgggattagttattccaccctcaaggtgggataaacAAACActctaatcccgggattagttatcctgagttttttttttttccaaccaaacgtgggataaggCGGTACTAATTTTTATCCCAGGACTATTTTTCtctatccatcataccaaacgagcccttagtTCTTAGCATTATAAGGGCATGACACCAGTTAGGACGTTACAGCTAGAAGGATGGTTGGAGATGGTCCAATCCATGCTCAACCAGGCCTAGGAAAAATTAAGAGAGTAGTTTGCATGTTACTGATTATAAGGAAACACCACAGAAGTTACACCAAAAGGTAACACTTAAGCCCCAAAATATCTCTTATTCCCTTTCTCTAGTAAGTTTCCGAGCTTTCTAAATAGCCACTAGGATTTTTTGGTAAATTAAATGTGCCTTATTTTTAATTGATAACCATGGTACCCGGGCCTCTTGCTACCTCCCAACAATGCATGTACCAGGTAACTATGCTCACCAAGGCTTGGACAAATGGGAGGAAATCATGTAGTGTTTTTGCCTCCACTTGGATTTGAACTTGAGACCTCATGGCtactcaacccacttcattgaccattAGGCACACTCTTGGGTGCAGATAAAGTTTGCCTTATATTGTGAGAAGGCCAATGCTTTTCTTGGTGGTCCAGgaagaaatgtttttttgtaTCTTTGCTGGAACCTATAAGCATTTCTACAGAAGAATCTCTTAAGTTTGTCAATAAAGTCAttaactttcttcttttttttttctatttttttttgcatatgtAATGGACCTTATGTTTTATCCAGTATCTTCCAACTTCTCCTGCTTCAATAATGCAATGATTATTAAAATTTATCTAGGTACCTGCCAGTTCCAAGAAAGCTGAGGCTCCAAAGCCTTCTCTTACTCCAGAGGAAATAAAGATGAAACaacaagagttgaaggagcgtGCTcgtaaaaagaaagaagaggaagagagacaaagggaaagagagagagaaaaggtaACTCTTGATTTAGATTGTGACGTTAGTTTGCATTCATGGAAGTCAATTGAATATTATTGTTGAGTTATGTTCTGAAACCGGAGATGGTTGATTGGTTGCATTGTTAGTTAACTGTGTTttatttcttgacttgtaatcagTATAGTTGAATATGTTAATAAAATCGTTTTGCCTTCTGCTTCAGGAAAGAATTAGAATTGGTAAGGAACTGCTGGAAGCAAAACGGATTGAGGAAGATAATGAAAGAAAACGGTACGCCTTGAACTTTGCTACTCTTTCTGTTTTCACTCTCAGCGATTTCTGCTCATATAATTGAATTTTTTCACTCTGCTGTATAGTATAATAGCATTGCGCAAAGCCgaaaaagaggaagaagcaCGAGCTAGGGAAAGAATTCGTCAGAAGCTGGAAGAAGATAAGGTCAGAAACTCCAACCTGTCATGAAATTTATTCAGCCCTTCTATATCTAGCTTGCTTGATGGAACTTGTCAATTTATTAATGTATAAAACACGTCTTTGtcaatatatttgattcacTTAAAAACAGTATTTGGTACTATCTATCTTGCCACCTACTCTTTGCTGGGCAGCCTAGAACATGGATAATTGCAGTCAGATGGTTTGAGCAACTTACAAACCTATAATAAGAAATAATTCATTTTCCTATTATATTAGAAGGCACTAGACTCGAAACTTCCAGAATATGCACGTACATAATGCAAAACAAAAAGTTGCTTTCAGCGGTCGACGTTCATCAATATCACTAATTCAAATGATTTTTAAATTCCTGCACCAAATTATAACTCATGATCTGGATCACTTAAGTGCAATCCTCACAACATAATTACGTACTGCTACGTCTGTCATGCTGAAACAACTGTGTTTACTTTCACAGgcagaaagaagaaggaagctCGGTTTGCCAGCAGAAGATCCTGCTCCCCCCAAACCTTCTACACCTGTTGTGGAGGAAAAAAAggtgtttatttatttatttaacaaaTCTGCTTGTAGTTTTGTTCCATTTGGACATATCTTGTTCGACTCAAACTTTTTCGAGTGTTTCTTGGTAGAGCTCATTTTTGCCTGTCAGACCAGCTACAAAGGCAGAGAAGATGAGGGAGTGCCTGCGAACTCTTAAACAGACTCACAAGGTAATCATTCAGTTGTGTTTTGGATACCTAGACTATTTTCTTCCAGGTTTGGGCTTTGGAACGGAGAGGTGGTTCAAGGTGCACCAGCTAGTTAcctttatttaaaaacaaagtGAAACTTACTTGTTCTTCCACCCTTAGTTCCCAAACTCAAAAAAGTAGAAAGCAAAAGGACATCAGAGTCATAATTAGCCACTCaggttaaattattatttttcatctagACATAAATAATGAATTTTGAAATACAAGGATAGATTGAAtgtttcttgtctttctttctttagtgTATTACGTTAGGAagctttt is a window of Lycium ferocissimum isolate CSIRO_LF1 chromosome 12, AGI_CSIRO_Lferr_CH_V1, whole genome shotgun sequence DNA encoding:
- the LOC132041216 gene encoding RPM1-interacting protein 4-like isoform X2, whose translation is MAKHSQVPKFGDWESDEDVQYSIVFENAAKGKKGSKMNPNDPQDLDAKVKGENGSDAVRQKPEHFASRDDVEMRKSTDKAPTYSSPQRHGEKSGGRKSESETMKGPEIPRHERRPSREEGYLRKPTDSPLRNENMGRRTPMESPHHRYGGLSGGATPKRASQQSVGPDRSIEHSPLHPHGRAGGKGGVVSSPSWERKTSSEGSHGLAPSTPGRSRLRSVTKGDDTPDDSPAVPKFGDWDENDPASAEGYTQIFNKVREEKQTGAAKVPASSNDSSYSNSQKRYGNDSGKGCLCFPWGRS
- the LOC132041215 gene encoding uncharacterized protein LOC132041215, giving the protein MSGVSLQCGDCGTLFKSVEEAQEHAEVTSHTNFSESTEAVLNLVCTACGKPCRSKTESDLHTKRTGHTEFTDKTAEAVKPISLEVPKAKADEDVDMAEGGDDSGTGRHEEMVVPEVDQNLLSELETMEFPKARAIRALHFSGNASLEAAVNWVVEHESDPDIDETPMVPASSKKAEAPKPSLTPEEIKMKQQELKERARKKKEEEERQREREREKERIRIGKELLEAKRIEEDNERKRIIALRKAEKEEEARARERIRQKLEEDKAERRRKLGLPAEDPAPPKPSTPVVEEKKSSFLPVRPATKAEKMRECLRTLKQTHKDDEAKVKTAFNTLLTYAKNVATNPNEEKFRKIRLSNAAFQDRIGKLQGGIEFLEHCGFEKIEGGEFLYLPREKVDIAVLNTAGTELNNAIKNPFFGVL